The genomic interval AAAAAGTGAGATTGAAGGAGAAATGGGAGATTCAAAAATGGGTCTTCACGCGAGGTTGATGTCTCAAGCACTTCGTAAACTTACTGGCTCTATAAGTAAGACTAATTGTACAGTGATATTTATCAATCAACTTCGTGAGAAAATAGGTGTTATGTTTGGTAATCCTGAAACAACTACTGGAGGTAATGCATTAAAATTTTATGCATCTGTTCGTTTAGATATACGCCGCTCTACTCAGATAAAAGATAGTAACGCTAACGTATTAGGAAATAAAACTCGCGTTAAGATTGTAAAAAATAAAGTAGCACCTCCGTTTAGAACTGCAGAGTTTGATATCATGTATGGAGAAGGGGTTTCTAAAGTAGGAGAGATTATAGATATTGGAGTTAATTATGAAATTATAAGGAAGGCAGGTTCTTGGTTTAGTTATGAAGACACAAAATTAGGTCAAGGTCGTGATGCAGTAAAAGCATTATTATTAGATAATCCTGATCTTATGGATGAGCTTGAGACTAAAATTCATGAAGCTATAAAATTATCTTCAGAATAAGTTTATCTGATAGTTTACACATAAAAGCCTCCTATTTAAGGAGGTTTTTTATTTTAATATATCCATACGCAACCTTTTAAAAGAATTGCATCTACAAAGTGTAAAGACATAAAAAAATTACCTATACGAGTAAATATTCTATAATCGATACCATAAAATGCTCTTTAAAGAGTTTTAGAGGTATCTGTTCTTATCTTGCCATAAGAACATAAAAAAGTTAAGTAGTTGAGTCAAAAGCAACTCATAAAGAATTGTAAAAAGAAGCTACCAAATGCACAAGCAGAATTGTACACCCGCTATGGAAGTGTGTTATTTTCTATATGCTTGAAGTATGCTCCTAACTATATGGAGGCAGAAGATATTCTGCAAGATGCTTTTATGACCATTTTTGACAAAATAGAGCAATATAAAAATAAAGGTTCTTTTGAAGGCTGGCTCAAGCGCATAGCAATCAATACTGCCTTACAGAGATACCGTAAGCCTGCTGTTTTTAGTCTGGTAAATGAGGAAAATTTAAATGTCGTTGAGGTAGAAGTAGATGAGGAAAGTGTTCCTCTAAATTTTTTACTCAAAATTATACAAGAATTGCCAGATAGATATAGAATGGTATTTAACCTCTATGTACTTGATGGATATTCACATAAAGAAGTTGCAGGATTATTAAATATATCGCAAGGAACATCTAAGTCAAACCTTGCAAGAGCTAGAGTAATATTAAAAGAAAAGATCGAGAGGAGCCAGCACAGCCCCCTAAGCAAATCTCAGATGTAATATGGAAGAAAATAAAAACATAGATAGACTTTTTCAAGAGAAGTTTAAAGATTTTGAAGCATACCCTAGTGATCGTGTATGGAATAAAATTGCTGCGAGGCAGAAGAAAAAAACTTCTAGAAAAGTAATTCCACTTTGGTGGAAGCTTGGAGGTATCGCTGCTGGTGTTGCCTTCTTATTAGGTTTAGGAAGCATTTTATTATCACCCGCAATATCTAATTCTCCTTTATTAGTAAATGAACAGCCTAATGAAAATCAAAAATCTATTATAGATAACGCTCCTCTTGATAAAAAACCACAAAAGAAAAACAATCCTTCTCATCTTATACCTGCTATAGAAGTGGTTAATAATTCTGACAAATCTAAACATCAAGGGAATACTACAGATAAAGCAACTATTCAGGAAAATGTTTCCTCGAGTATTAAATCAACATTTCTTCTTAATAAAAATAGATCGCTAGAATCAAAAACTAATAAAAGTTCTGTCGAAGAAAAAAATGCGTACACTACAGCTTCTGTAACGACAGACACTTTAAAAAACATTCAAGAACGTTCTGTTAAATCAAATATTAGTAATGTAGATCCCTTTCTTAGTTCAACTACAACGGTGACTTCAATAAATACGATAGATAATAAAAAAGATCTCACAGTAGAAGCTCAAAAAATTAAGGAAAAACAAAATGCAGAGGCCTTGGTTCAGGAACAAAACATACCTGGTACAAATAAATGGAATGTTGGAGCTATTGCAGCACCTGTTTACTATGGAGACTTTGGTGGTTCTGGTTTAGATAAGCAATTTGAGGATAATAGCAAGTCTGGTGATGTAAATTTTAGCTACGGAGTACAGGTGAGTTACGCTGTCTCACCTAAAATTAAAGTAAGAACAGGAGTAAGCTCCTTAGATCTAAGTTATACGACAAATGAAATCTCTTATAGTACCAGCGGGCAAGGAAGATCTTTACAAAGTGTAAACTACAAAGATGATGTAGCTACACTAATAATATCTGATAATAGCAGCGGTAATTTTATTGAAAATTTTGCTCCACAACGAGTGGGCAGCACTTCAAGTGGCGCTCTTGAGCAACGATTAAGTTATTTAGAAATCCCCATGGAAGCCGTTTATACCATTTCAGAAAAGCGCGTAGGAATATCACTTGTAGGAGGAGTAAGCACATTATTTCTTAATGATAACCGTGTGATTCTATCTTCTAAAGAACTCACTACAAATCTTGGCACCTCAAAAAATGCCAATGAACTTAGCTTTAGCACAAATATTGGCCTAGGATTGGATTATAAAATGTCAGATAAATTACAAATTAATTTAGAGCCTTCTTTTAAATATCAACTCAATGCTTTTGATAAGAATGCTGTAGACTTTAACCCTTATTATTTAGGTATATATACTGGATTAAGTTATAAATTTTAAAAAACATATACTCGATAAAAAGAGTAAATCCTTTTTTTTAGTTGGTTAGGTATTCGTTGTTTTAACAACGATAACTACAGAAGGCTCCGCTGGTTACGGAGCCTTTTTTTTAAAATCTTTTCTAAAAATTCTATTTACGCTTTCGCGAAAGCGTAATTCTAAAAACAGTTAGACATGCTTTTCCAATGCCGTGAGAATAACTTTTCGCGTCTCTTCTCTTAATTCCATTTTATTTACTTGAGACATCCCAGCAGTCGGAATAAAGGTGTGGACTCTCGCGCGCAATTTACCAGGACCTCCTTCTAAAAATGAATAAGGAAAGCGCTTTTTATTATCGTAAAATGTGATAGGCACAATAGGTAACTGGTGGTCAATGGCAAGTCTAAAAGCACCATCCTTAAAAGAGTCTAATATAAGGGAAGTATCATCTGGAACGCCACCTTCTGGAAAAATACAAATACTGAATCCCTGATTTAATCTACGCTGAGCTTGGTCAAAAACTGCTTTTCTACTCCTTGCATTTCCTCGGTCTACAAGAATACACGTACGCTTATAAAAAAATCCGAAAAGTGGAATTTTTGCAAGCTCTGCTTTACCAACAAATACAAATGGATTTTTAGCAAGATGTAGCATCAATAAAATGTCTAGCATAGAGGTGTGGTTAGACACCAACATGTAACTTTTATTTCTTACAAACTTTTCTTCTCGCTTTATAAGCGGTACAAAGCCCATTAAAAGCATAATCGTACGTGCCCAGATTTGAGCGAGCCTAAAGAAAACGCCATACCAAGTTTCCTTTAGAATACTTATAATAAGTAATGGAGACAAAATTAGAATAACGACTAGCATGAGGAAGTAAAACCATACTTTCCAAATTGCAGTAAAAATTTTATTTAGAATTTCCATCGAGCCAAAAATACCAAATTGTCACTAGCCAATAGACAGAAAAAGCTAACTTTGCTTTTTACTCAATTTTATGTCAAGAATACTTACTGGTGTCCAAAGTACAGGCACACCTCATCTCGGAAATTTATTAGGTGCTATTATTCCTGCTATCAAAATGGCAAATGACCCTTCAAATGAGTCATTTCTTTTCATAGCAGATATGCACTCACTTACACAAATAAAAGACGGATCACAACTGCGTCATAATACGTATAGTACCGCTGCCACTTGGCTCGCCTTTGGTCTCGACATCAACAAAACAGTTTTTTATAGACAAAGCGATGTGCCACAAACAGCAGAATTGACATGGTACTTGAGTTGCTTTTTTCCATACCAGCGACTTACACTTGCGCACAGTTTTAAAGACAAAGCAGATAGACTTGAAGATGTAAATGCTGGTTTATTTACCTATCCTATGCTTATGGCGGCAGATATTCTTCTATACGATGCAGAGATTGTACCTGTAGGTAAAGATCAAGCACAACATATTGAGATGACGCGTGATGTAGCAAGTCGTTTTCATGCTGCTACAAAAACTGAAGTTTTTGTTCTTCCAGAAGCAAGCCATAACGAGGAGACGATGTATATTCCTGGAACAGACGGTGCAAAAATGTCTAAATCTAAAGGCAATATTATTGACATCTTCCTTCCTGATAAAAAACTACGTAAACAAATTATGGGGATTAAAACTGACAGCACTCCAATGGAAGAACCTATGGAAACAGAAGGCTGTAATGTATTTAACCTCTATAAATTGCTAGCGACTCCAGAACAAGTAGAACGCTTACGCGAAAATTATAAGAGAACAGACTTTGGTTATGGTCACGCAAAGCAAGCAGTTTACGAGGTAATTATAGACACCTATGCTGAAGAAAGGAAAATGTATAGTTATTATATGGAAAACCTAGACCAAATAGACGCTGCACTCAAGATAGGGGCAGAAAAAGCTGGAAAAGTAGCAGATGAAGTTTTGGGAAGAGTAAGAAAAGTTGTTGGCTATTAGCCGAAATTTTTAATTGTTTAAATAAAGTAATATGGATTTTTTAAACTTTTTAAGTGGTAACGGACTTTTCCTCATTCTAGGATTGGTTTTGATTATCGTAGTTTTGTATAATAAATTTAGGAGAAGACGCTAGTTGAGGTGTTACCTTTTTCGCGAAAGCGGAAAACAAGAAGAATCAGTATGTCAAAAATTCGTATTACAAAACAATTCACTTTTGAAACAGGTCACGCTTTATATGGCTACGATGGGAAGTGTCGCAATGTACACGGCCATAGTTATAAATTAAGTGTCACAGTAATAGGTGAGCCTATCTCAGATTCATCACACGTGAAATACGGGATGGTGATTGATTTCTCTGACCTTAAGAAAATTGTCAATAGAGAGATTGTTGACGTTTTTGACCATGCAACTGTTTTTAACAAAAACACGCCTCACGTAGAGCTGGCAAAAGAACTTTCTGATCGTGGTCACTCAGTACTTCTCGTAGATTACCAGCCTACCAGTGAAATGATGGTCATAGATTTTGCCGCAAAAATCAAATCGCTTTTACCTAAAAATATTAAACTTCACTCACTACGCCTTCAAGAAACTGCCACTAGCTATGCAGAGTGGTTTGCAAGCGATAATTAATCTATGAAAATTAATCTTCCTCAAGGAAAAAAAATCTATTTCTCAAGTGACAACCACTTGGGTGCTCCCACTATGGAAGAGAGCAGGCCTAGAGAACGTAAGTTTTTGAGGTGGCTAGAAATGGCACGTAAAGATGCACAAGCTATTTTCTTAATGGGAGATTTGTTTGACTTTTGGTTTGAGTATCGCACCGTAGTCCCAAAAGGGTTTGTACGCACTTTAGGTAAACTAGCTGAGATGCGAGATGAGGGAATTGAAATATACTTTTTTGTAGGGAATCACGACTTATGGATGAATGGTTATTTTGAGGACGAGCTTGGCATTTCAGTTTTTCATGACCCAGAAGTTTTTCAAATCAATGATAAAAAGTTTTTTTTAGGTCATGGTGATGGGTTAGGACCTGGTGATAAGGGCTACAAACGAATGAAAAAAATCTTTCGAGGTAAGTTTTTTCAGTGGCTTTTTAGATGGGGGCATCCAGATATTGGGATGAGAATCGCACAGTATTTTTCGGTTAAAAACAAGCTTATTTCTGGAGATGATGATCATATTTTCTTGGGAGAAGAAAACGAATGGCTTGCTACCTATGCAAAGCGTAAATTAGAGACAGAACACTATGATTATTTTGTGTTTGGACACAGGCACTTACCTATGAATATCAAAGTAGGAGAAAATTCTACCTATCATAATCTGGGAGATTGGATTTCCCACTACACCTATGGGGTTTATGATGAAAAAGTTGGTTTCGAAATTAAAGAGTTTCACTCTTAATATCCTTAAGTCTAAGTTGTAGACTTACTTCACCATTCCACACATTTTCATCAATTGCATAAGCTGCCATAAACGGTTTTTTTCCTGATATGAGCTCATGCTTATTTCCTAAATTAAAACCTATTCCTCCAATGTAGTTACCTTTATTATTTTGTTTCACCGAAACTTTAAGGTGATCCTCATCTGCTCCTACTTTTTTTCCATAACCTGTATCGTACAAATCTCTTGTCATAAATGTAGGTGACATATTTTGAGGTCCAAAAGGAGCAAATTGTTTTAAAATGCGGTAGAATTTTGGGGTGATGTCTTTCAAATCAATTTCCGCATCTATAGCGATTTCTGGAACGAGTAATCGCTCATCACAACTTCTAGCAACGACATCCTCAAATTTGGCTTTGAAAGCCTCATACTGTTCGGGAAGCAAGGTAAGTCCGGCAGCATATTTATGACCACCAAATTGTTCGATGTGCGCTGCACATTCCTGAAGTGCATTATACACATCAAACCCTTTTACAGAGCGCGCACTTGCCGCATATTTATCGCCACTTTTTGTAAAAACTAAAGTAGGCCGGTAATACGTTTCTGTTAGTCGAGACGCCACAATACCAATAACTCCTTTATGCCAGTCTTCTTGAAAAACAACTGTCGTTTTTCTGCTTTCCTCTTTATTCTTTATAATTTGATCTAGGGCTTCTTTGGTAATAGACCTATCTGCCTCCTTACGATCTGCATTATACGTCTCTATTTCAGTAGCATATTGGCAAGCAACATTGTAGTCAGTCTCGCGTAGCAATGTCACGGCATGATTACCGTGTTTCATTCGGCCGGCGGCATTAATACGTGGTGCGATGATGAATACCACATCGGTTATGGTTAAAGTTTCTTTTTTAAGTTGTTTTATAATAGCTTCAAAACCTGCTCTTGGTGCCTTATTAATTACATGAAGTCCATGATAAGCAAGAATTCTATTTTCACCAGTAATAGGTACAATATCTGCGCCTATTGCCGTAGCTACTAAATCAAGATAAGGAAGCAATTCTTCTGGGTTACGCTTTCGCGAAAGCGTAATTGCACTTATCAATTTAAACCCAACACCACAGCCACAAAGCTCGTAATAGGGATAGGTACAGTCTTCTCGTTTTGGATCTAAAACTGCCACCGCATCTGGCAATGTTTCCCCGGGTCTGTGGTGATCACAGATGATAAAATCTACTCCCTTCTCCTTGGCATAGGACACCTTATCAATCGCCTTTACACCACAATCTAAGGCAATAATGAGTGTAATGTCATTGTCTACTGCAAAGTCAATACCCTTATAGGATACTCCGTAGCCCTCCTCATAACGATCTGGTATATACGTAGCGATTTGCGGGTGTAAGGTTTCTAAATAGGAGCTTACCAGCGCGACACTTGTGGTTCCATCCACATCATAATCACCAAAAACCATGATGTTTTCTCCACTTTCAACTGCCTTTTCTATGCGAGCAACAGCCTTATCCATATCCTTCATTAAAAAAGGATCATGAAGGTCTTCTAGAGCGGGTCTAAAAAATTTCTTTGCATCGGCAAAAGTTTCAATTCCTCGTTGTATGAGTAATCTTGATATTGGTGCGTCTACTCCCAGTTCTTGAGAGAGTTTTTTTTCTTTTTGTGGATCTGGTTTTGGTTTGTGTGTCCAGCGCATTGCATCAAATTTGGGAAATATAACAGGCTACTTCGTTATGAAATGAACCCCTATTTTAAGTTCGCAAAATTGTCTAAACATTTCCATCACACCACAATATTTTTCTTCAGAAAGCTTCACTGCTTTTTTAATCTTCTCTTGATCAAGGTGTTCACCATAAAAATGATAATCAAGTGTCACGGTATGGTAAGTCTTAGGGTGTTCCTCAGTTAAAACACCTTCTACTACCATCTCAAAATGTGGTATTTCTACGCGCATCTTTTTAAGCACATGAATGATATCTAAACCAGTGCAACCCGCTAGTGAAGAAAGCATTAAAGCTTTTGGTCCCATTCCCTCATTATCCCCGCCATTATCTGGCCCGGTGTTCATATATGTTTTGTAACCAGTGGGGCTATCGGTTTCAAATTGCATTTTACCCTTATATACTGTCGTAGTTTTATGTCCAGCCATTATTAAATTTTTTATTTTAAAATGAAGGTACAAAAAAACCGCTCCTTTAAAGAAGCGGTTTTCATAATCAAATATTTAAAATCGTTTAGTGAACGATGATTGTATCTGCATTACCATCTGGATCACCATTTACAGTTCCTCCTGAGCTAGCGTTACCTAAAAGTAATACTCCTGCTGCGTGAGGTGTTGCCATTGAAGTTCCACTTATAGTATTGTAACCTCCACCTTTCCAAGTAGACTTAATAGCCGATCCTGGTGCACAGTAATCTACTGGTGGATTTCCAAAGTTTGAAAAGCTAGACCAGTTATCACCTTGTGCCATAGAAGATATTGTATAAATATTGTTACCATTAACCCTTGCTGGTGAAACATTATTAGCATCTTGAGCCTCGTTTCCAGCTGCAAGCATGAAGCGTACACCTGATTGAGCAGCAGCTTTTATAGCGTCTTCTAGAGCTACAGAAATAGGACCTCCTAAACTCATGTTAGCCACATCTCCGGCAGAGCCATTTGCTGCAACGTGATCTACACCTGCTACAACTCCAGAGTAAGAACCAGAACCTCTCGAATCTAATACTTTAACAGGTATAACCGTTGCTCCTGCAGCAACACCTATAACCCCAAGATTATTATCTAAAGCAGCAATTGTTCCTGCAACGTGAGTACCATGACCGTTTCCATCATCTAATGAACGACCATCTTTACCTGATGTAAATGCGTTATATCCTCTAGACGCATCCACATTTAAATCTTGGTGATCAAGATCCACTCCAGAATCAAGGATCCAAGCTACGCTATTACCAGTGTAAGCAACACCTCCATTTACACGAGAAATCCCCCAAGGAGTTTCTTGTGCTGAAGATCCGCCATCATCACCTCCGCCACCATTTCCATCACAAGGTCCTCCGTTTGGAGTTCCACAAGGTGGAGCAAATTGAACAATTCTATCTTGTTCTATATATTTTACACGATTGTCTTTGTTAAGAAGTGCACGTTGATTCTCATTAAGAGATAAAGCAACACCATTAATCGATTTTGAATAGACATTACTAATACCTAAATCAGCTGCAGACCTTGTTGTTCCTAATATTTCTTGTGTAAGACTTAAAACAGCTTCTTTTGAAGATTGAGCGTTCATTGATTTTCCAAAATCTGTATTGTATACTACAATATATCTTCCTTCAAGATCTTGAGCGCTGCCCACATCTTCATTCATTTCTATAGTAAGTGATTCCTCTACATTTAAGTCAGAATCTGACAATGTAGCATCATTTGTACATCCTATTGCTGCAGCAGCAAGAATTACCCCTAAAATCTTTACATTTTTGTTCATCAAAATTTGAATTTTTAATTAATTATCACAAGAAACGAATAATTTGTAATATAATTAACATTTTATTTCATTTATCGACCAAATACACACTTCTTTGTTAAATTTTTAAAATCTATTTTATTTTTGTGTAGCTCATTCAATAATTTCTACAAAATCATCGATTTTAAATAAGTCTTATATTTAGCCTCATATTTTATTTAAATAATACTTTTCTTAAGAAAATTATAATTATGCCATTAGTCACTCCACTCTCTGCAGATCACGACGAAACCACTAAAGAGCTCGCCGAATTTTTCAATGAAACCTTGGGCTTTTGTCCTAACTCTGTACTTACCATGCAACGCCGTCCAGATATCTCGCGTGCTTTTATAAATCTAAATAAAGCAGTGATGGCAAATCAAGGTCGTGTAACATCTGCGCTCAAACGTATGATCGCTTGGGTATCTAGTAATGCCACTGGATGTCGTTATTGTCAAGCACATGCGATACGAGCTGCAGAGCGATATGGAGCAGAGCAAGAGCAACTAGACAATATTTGGGAATACAGACATCATCCAGCTTTTTCTGATGCAGAGCGTGCTGCGCTTGACTTCTCCCTGGCGGCGAGCCAAGTACCAAATGCCGTTGATAATGAGATAAAGGAAAAATTATATAAATACTGGGATGAAGGTGAGATTGTAGAGATGCTGGGCGTCATCTCACTCTTTGGATACCTTAATCGCTGGAACGACTCCATGGGAACAACATTAGAAGAAGATGCTATAGATTCTGGAAATCAATACCTCGGGAAACATGGTTTTGAAGTAGGAAAGCACGTTTAAAAAAATAAGAGTTGGAATTTTGAGACTATTGTAGAATGAAGAAAATTACCTCTGTAATAATCATCTATCTTTAAAACTTAATTGTAAAAGAAGCTCTAATTTCTAAAAAATTAGGTCTTTAAATTATTACTATTAAAAAAGTTAAAGAAGATTTCAGAATGGTCTATCTTACTTATGGCGTTTGAGATAAAATCTTTCACTTTTGGTGTAAATTTCTATCATTTTATTTTTGTGTTTTCAAAATATTTATAAATTTTTCCGAAAACTTGCCTAACTTACAAAGAAATCTGATCTCCTATAATACCTACTAAAAAGTATGACTCATAAAATACTTCATGAGGCTCTAATTGCTTTCCAATCGTTTTATTTGCATCTTTTTTTATAGACTCTATAAATGTTAATTCCTTAAATCCATCTTTACGTAAAGTAATCTCATAATTACTTTCTGTAAGATTTATAGTAATCTGTCCATCTTGATCTGTTTCTACTTCTTTAAAGTAATTTGTACGTTGATCTTTAATAGAAATTTCTACCTTATATAAAGCATTTTCTCCAAGCTGATCTTTAATAATAAAATGCACTCTTGAAGTAATAGTTTTAGGCGACTTTTGAATATTATAAATCATTAAGTTTTTTAGGTCTAACGTTTTTGCAGTTAACTGTAATTTTTGAGACAGTTGCACACTTTGTAGCGGCTTAGTCTGTTTTAATCTCATTTGCCTTTCAAAAAACTTAGGATTATTTCTACTCTTGGTCGATTTTATTTGAACTTTTTGGGCAGAGTTTTTTTGTTTTATTGTAGCAAACTTTTGCCTATGTAAAATTGGTTTTGCTTTTTTATGTTTAACAAGTGATCCTTTCTTTACAGGTTTTGATAATATAAGTCCTGAGGATATTTTTGCGAGTTTCTTATTAATCTTAGGAGCATAGGCCTTTGTGTATATTTCTTTACTGGTGATTGCTTTGATAAAAGTTTTTTTTGATGTGGCATTAATAAATGCTTGATTTTTCATAAAAATAGGTCCAAATTTTATGATACTATTCCCATCTATTTCTTTCTTCTCTTTAGGTGTAAGATCTTCCTTGAGAATTACACGTATATCCTTTATAAGAAGGATTTTATTTGCATAAGTAAACGTTTTGTTCTTGGTATTTCCATCTATAAACTCAGAGTCGAAAATGTTCTTATTGAGCCAAGGACGTTTTACCGTGATAATACAATAACTAGCAGTGATTTTCTCAATAAAATCCTCATTGTAATCAAACGTGAGTAAATCTTCATTAAATCCTTTAAGTGCTTTTTGAGCTCTTTTAAATATCGTGTCTACCTCGGCATTTGTAATTTCTAGCGAACTCCAAGAGAGATCACTTTTATTGAAATCTGTAGGGAAAATTTGCAGCTTAGAAAATTCTGACAAAGATTTTATTCCTGTGATTTCGGCGTTTCTTAAACGATTTTCAATTGTGTTTTTAAGTGCAAGAAAGGAATCAAAATCTGTCAGTTTATTAATACGTTCTAAAGCTTTTTCTATTTCTTCTTTGTGAGCATTAAGTTTCCAATTGGCTACAAAAAGTGCTAGTTGTTTTTGCAGTACATCCCATTTTCGACTGTTAAGAAGTTCTTCGGGCTCACTTGCCTCAACATCGATCTCGCTCAAAAACTCTCTATGTTCATCTAAAATCTGATCATATTCATCTAAGGTCTTTGTATAGTTTATAAGTGCTTCAGAAGGAGATCCATCTTTATTGTGTAACAATTCTTGAGCACTCTCATTGCCTTGTGAGACATCATCTTGCGTTCTTAATTTTAGATTTTCTAAACGTTCTTTATATAAATCAAACAGACTATTTGTTGCGTCTACATCCCAATATGTTTTGCTCGAACTTAGGGAGTTAAACTGCATAGAGATATTCTCTGTGCTTAGGCGATCTTCTGCATTCATCTGCGAGACCGTAAGAAAGTCAAAATCTGACGCTTCATAGACCCTTAGTGTCGGACAAGCTAGAAATTTATTCTCTACTCCAGATGTTTCTTGTACGAGTTCACTCAACTTTTGTATACAGGCAATATAAAATTTCATAACATTATTATTTAAAATTGTGCCGAACGTTTTCATCAAACCTTCGGCACACTAAAAATTATTTTACTTTAATCCATTCGTCATCCTTTATAGATGGTAATGGGTTAGGTGCGAGATCGAGAATTTTACATTTTCTTCCCACTAATAAAATTCCGTCTGAGGTGACTCCTTGACTTTCTTTTTCACCTGAACTATTTACTTTATCACTAGCATAGCCGTAAGAAGCACCCATTTTAAATAAACCTACACGTACGCTGCCTCCAGCATCTACAACATTCTTCACTTTTTTATAAGAAGATGATCCTTTTTTAAAGCCAATGTTGAGCTCAGAAAGCAAGTATAACTCTGTAGTGATTGCAGGTAAAAGCCCCCCACCTTTACCATCACTAAGCATCTGGTTATTCATAATATCTTTTCCGTGCTTACTGTACTTCCAGTATCTGGACTTTAGGTATGAGTTACTACACCACGGTCTAGACATGAAACACTTGGTAATCTTAAAAGACATTTTAAAGTCGTTAAAATTAAGTTCGGAGGTGTCTTTCTCATGCTTTCCTTCTGCATTTATTTTACCAATACCTCCGTAACTTGCTTTTGTGGACCATTTATGAGTGGTCTTCTTAGATTCATTATCATAATCAGATTTACTAAATTCAAACTTGGTCCACTTTGAACTGTTTTCAAGTATTTTACCCGGTATAGGAGATGAGTAATGGTAAGTGTTAGAGCCGCCAAGCCCTGTACGGCTTGCTGCTAGAAGTTCTGACTCATATCTCTTTTTGAGTGTTAAAAAATTACTGCTCTCTACCTCATCAAGGTAGTTCATTACCTTTTCAACTTTACCTTTATAACCCATAGACTCCCATCTCTTTAAGGCATTGTCCCTTTTTCTTTTAATACTACGACCTCTCATTGTCATTTCTGACATAGCTTCCAGATCTCCAGAATCTACTCGCATTTGTAAATCTGTAAGTACTTCATCGGCTTCTTCATAGAGCATCTCATACTCTAGATATTTAGCATAAGCTGGAGAAACAAAGGACTGATGGATATATTTTGGATTATCTTCTGGATGCTCTATAGACTCTTCATCAAAGTCGGGATTTTTGAGCTTCTTTGTTTTAAAGAGTTTTTTACGCTCTCGTTCAATACGCTTTACCACTTTAGGGTCCTCTTTACTATCCTTTACTACGCTAAATTCTAAAGCGTCACTATAGACATTAGACACTGTCTGCTCTGCAGGACTAAAAATTGTAAACTCCCTACTTTTTCCATCTGGAAGAAGTTTAGGGACGTGCGATGGTATCTGATCTGCTAGTCGTG from Dokdonia sp. Hel_I_53 carries:
- a CDS encoding lysophospholipid acyltransferase family protein; amino-acid sequence: MEILNKIFTAIWKVWFYFLMLVVILILSPLLIISILKETWYGVFFRLAQIWARTIMLLMGFVPLIKREEKFVRNKSYMLVSNHTSMLDILLMLHLAKNPFVFVGKAELAKIPLFGFFYKRTCILVDRGNARSRKAVFDQAQRRLNQGFSICIFPEGGVPDDTSLILDSFKDGAFRLAIDHQLPIVPITFYDNKKRFPYSFLEGGPGKLRARVHTFIPTAGMSQVNKMELREETRKVILTALEKHV
- a CDS encoding outer membrane beta-barrel protein produces the protein MEENKNIDRLFQEKFKDFEAYPSDRVWNKIAARQKKKTSRKVIPLWWKLGGIAAGVAFLLGLGSILLSPAISNSPLLVNEQPNENQKSIIDNAPLDKKPQKKNNPSHLIPAIEVVNNSDKSKHQGNTTDKATIQENVSSSIKSTFLLNKNRSLESKTNKSSVEEKNAYTTASVTTDTLKNIQERSVKSNISNVDPFLSSTTTVTSINTIDNKKDLTVEAQKIKEKQNAEALVQEQNIPGTNKWNVGAIAAPVYYGDFGGSGLDKQFEDNSKSGDVNFSYGVQVSYAVSPKIKVRTGVSSLDLSYTTNEISYSTSGQGRSLQSVNYKDDVATLIISDNSSGNFIENFAPQRVGSTSSGALEQRLSYLEIPMEAVYTISEKRVGISLVGGVSTLFLNDNRVILSSKELTTNLGTSKNANELSFSTNIGLGLDYKMSDKLQINLEPSFKYQLNAFDKNAVDFNPYYLGIYTGLSYKF
- the recA gene encoding recombinase RecA, which encodes MSSEKEAKLKALKLTLDKLDKTYGKGAVMKMGDQAIVDVESIPTGSLGLDVALGVGGYPRGRVIEIYGPESSGKTTLTLHAIAEAQKAGGIAAFIDAEHAFDRFYAEKLGVDIDNLIISQPDNGEQALEIADNLIRSGAIDIVVIDSVAALTPKSEIEGEMGDSKMGLHARLMSQALRKLTGSISKTNCTVIFINQLREKIGVMFGNPETTTGGNALKFYASVRLDIRRSTQIKDSNANVLGNKTRVKIVKNKVAPPFRTAEFDIMYGEGVSKVGEIIDIGVNYEIIRKAGSWFSYEDTKLGQGRDAVKALLLDNPDLMDELETKIHEAIKLSSE
- a CDS encoding RNA polymerase sigma factor, which translates into the protein MSQKQLIKNCKKKLPNAQAELYTRYGSVLFSICLKYAPNYMEAEDILQDAFMTIFDKIEQYKNKGSFEGWLKRIAINTALQRYRKPAVFSLVNEENLNVVEVEVDEESVPLNFLLKIIQELPDRYRMVFNLYVLDGYSHKEVAGLLNISQGTSKSNLARARVILKEKIERSQHSPLSKSQM
- a CDS encoding 6-pyruvoyl trahydropterin synthase family protein, with protein sequence MSKIRITKQFTFETGHALYGYDGKCRNVHGHSYKLSVTVIGEPISDSSHVKYGMVIDFSDLKKIVNREIVDVFDHATVFNKNTPHVELAKELSDRGHSVLLVDYQPTSEMMVIDFAAKIKSLLPKNIKLHSLRLQETATSYAEWFASDN
- the trpS gene encoding tryptophan--tRNA ligase, which translates into the protein MSRILTGVQSTGTPHLGNLLGAIIPAIKMANDPSNESFLFIADMHSLTQIKDGSQLRHNTYSTAATWLAFGLDINKTVFYRQSDVPQTAELTWYLSCFFPYQRLTLAHSFKDKADRLEDVNAGLFTYPMLMAADILLYDAEIVPVGKDQAQHIEMTRDVASRFHAATKTEVFVLPEASHNEETMYIPGTDGAKMSKSKGNIIDIFLPDKKLRKQIMGIKTDSTPMEEPMETEGCNVFNLYKLLATPEQVERLRENYKRTDFGYGHAKQAVYEVIIDTYAEERKMYSYYMENLDQIDAALKIGAEKAGKVADEVLGRVRKVVGY